In the genome of Aequorivita sp. H23M31, the window AATATTCCGCTGCCAGAATATAGAAACGCTTCTTATCGTGGTTTTCAGGTGGAAGGAGACAGCATGATGCCCAATATTAGACCCAATGAATGGGTATTGGGCCGTGCGGTTCCAAATATCACGGAGGCTACGGATAGCAAAATCTATATCGTTGTTCTTAAGGATTCTGTTTTGGTCAAAAAACTGCAAAAAGTGCCGAACAATCCACAAAGTATTCGACTCATTTCTCTAAATAGTCAATATCTTCCCATCGATGTAAAAGTCCGGGATATCTTGGAGCTTTGGCTTGTCAATAGTAAGCTTAGTTTTGGTGTAGATGAACCATCGGACAGTAATCTGCTACGGCAACTTCAGGAGTCTATGGAAGAGTTGAAGGGACAAATACGCGGTTTAAAATAGATTGAGCTTTTCTTGTTTTTCGGAACAAAAGGATTTTGGGTTTTCAGCAAATTCCTAGAAGCTGAAGTACATTGTGTTCTTAGTTTTAAAAGGCATTGTTGTCCTTTATTATCTAAATTGATTTAAAGCTACTTTCTTTCTTAAATATATATTAAAATCATCTTGTTTTGATTGTATATTTTATATAAATTTATCTCGGACGGAAAAGTGTTCTTATTGTAAAAATGTAATGATTATATAGATTGCCGAATGGAATAATGATGTTTTTTATAGTATTCTTTTAAATCCTCGGCGATTCCCCAGCATATATTTATCATTCTCGATATTACTTTCGATTCCATGAGAAAGATATTATTCTTTAGAGACAAGTGCATAGAATAATTCCTAAACATTTTTCCAATTTAAAAATCAGCATCACACCACAGATTTTAGATCTCTTGGTTTTGATATGCTGGCATCATTAATCTTTTAAGTCGATTTAACGGGATGGAGACTAAAGTTTTTATTGTTGGGCGGGAACCAAAGGTGTCAAATAAGGAAATATCCATCTTGGTTAATGATCCTACCAACCGAGTAAGCAAAAGCCATTGCCGTATTTCTTTCGATGGATTAAATCTTTTTATTGAAGACCTGAACTCTACAAATGGTACCTACATTAATGGAGACCGAATCGACTCTGGAACCAAAATAGATTTTTCCAGTTCCATAAGTTTGGGACGAAGTTTTCCCCTTAATTTGGATATTTTAAATATTTCGAAGAAGAAGGAGGTCTATTTTTCAAATGAAGATGATGTAATTGAAGGGCTCCCACATAAAAATGAAAATCGCTCTCGAGGATTGAAGAATAATTTGCCACCTTACAATGAAAATGCTTTGTCATCTCAAGAGTTGCTCAAGTATGACGAAAAGATTGCGATTAAATCAAAAATTGATCCTGAAAAACAAAGGAGGAAGATTAACCCCTTACTATTAATAGCTGTTTTTTTAGGAATCTTGCTACTGGGTGGAGGTGGCTACTATTTTGCGAATGAATATAGCCCCCAATCATCTGGTGAAGCATCCGCTTTACTGCTAACCGCTGAAAATCACTATAACTCTGGAGAATATAAAAAGGCACACGAAATCTACAGTCAGGTTCTTTCACGATCTCCTGAAAACAAAATTGCACAAAAGAGAGTTTCTGAGCTTATTTCTGAAAATGAGGTTTTTCAGCGGCGAAGTTCAGATAGTGTGATGCAATTATTCTTACAGACCAAATCTCTTGAAGATTTTGATCCCAATGACTCTATCCTGGGTTATAAGATTATAACTGGTTTTAACCATATATATGGGGTCCTTGATACGCTGAGGAATAATTCCAGAATAATTAATGAGCCTATAATTTTAAATAAGACTCTTCACGATCTCGAGATATCCAATCATTATTTCACCGCAAATGCGCTATATAGTTCGGGACAAGGAATGGAGGCTTTGGAGAATCTGAATAGGGCTTTAGAAATAGGAACCAATCCGCACGTGGAAAATCTAAAAAACTCGATTTCAACTTCCCTGAATATTCCAGAAGTAGAGATTATAAAGGAAGAAGTTCCTTTAAAAGTTGGAATTGTAGCCTTCAATAATACTCAAATTCCACCCATTTTTGTCGGCTGTCCTTATAATATGAGCTCTTCGGAACTTCGGGAATGTTTCAATAAGAGCTTCAAAGAATTTTTGGATGGACGAATCAGTCCGAAGGATTATTATAATCTGCCGTTAAAAACTGGAATTCAAAAAGTAAAAGTTTCTTTTGTCGTCGGTAAGGATGGCAATATAAAGGAGATCGGCGTGGCGGCTCCACATAAAAAAATAGAGGACGACATTTATTTTGCACTCCACAATCTCAAGGGGATAAAACCTGGGTTTAGAAACCACGTTCCGGTGGAGGTGTCGTATACTAATACTTACTCCTTTGAAGTTGTTGCAAAGAAAAACAACCTTGCAGAGGTCACTAAAAAGGAGACAACTATGGGAGCTAGAGAGCCAATCAATTCCTCTAGGAAGCAGGCTGTTTCTATGAATATGGTGGAGCGGGCGCCGGTTTTTCCAGGTTGTGAGGATCTAAAAGGAGGTGCTTTGGTTGCCTGCTCTACGGAAAACATAAATCATTTTATCACGGAATATGTAGATTATCGAAGTTTAGCTGCGGCTGGAATTCCTAAAGGATCGCACGAATTTATCGTGAGATTTCAGATAGATGAACAGGGTAAACCCGAAAATATAAATGTGGTCTCACCTCTAGAGACTATTCAACGAGAAGTTATAAAAGTGATTAACCAAATGCCAAAACTAGAACCAGCTACATACAGGTCTGAGACTGCCCTCGTAGATTTTAGTGCCAGATTGACCATTGAGGTGGAATAGATTTTTTATTTTTTGAAACGCGAGTAATCACAATATTTTTAAATTCAAATCTGGTTATCCAAATTTCACATTGGTAACTCCAATATAATCAGACAACTTATCTATTAATCCAGCATTTAACCCATTTAACTGAGATACAGGAACGGTAAGTAAGGATGCATCTTTGGTGGGATCACAATAGATTTTAAACTGATCGGACCATCAATGGCTACAATAGGGTCATCAGAGTTCAGAAAAACATCTTTATTTTCATTAAGGGTTTTTAGTAATCCCGTGATTTGAACGATGATCATATAAATATTTTATTTAATAAACCACATCATCAGGTACTGCGCTATACTTGAGGATGTGGTTTCCTGTAATGGAATTTAATTGTTATTCAACAAGAAATTTTTCAATCTGCGAGCCTTTATTATTTTGAATCTTTAACAAATACAAGCCTTTGGCGAGATCAGTGACATCATATTCACTTTGTTGCTTAAAAGTTTTGATCTGTTTTCCGGAAATATCATAAATGGAAACAGAATCAACATCTGAATTCGTGTTGATAATAAAATGACCTTTCGACGGATTTGGATAAATAGCAAATGAAATGGCGTGAATATCTTCGGTACCAAGAGCATCACATTCGGCTTGTGTTTCTACATAGGTAGCTGTAGCATCTTTTGTCCACTCTTGGGGAACATTGTTTTTGTCATCGACAAAAATACAGGTCAATTCTGGATTGTTGGTTACAATAAGTCTTTCAAGACCCTGATTGTTTCCATTCCTAAGATCTATTTTTAAGAGATTGTTGTCTAAAAGATAAACCAACCTTACATTCTCATTAGCACTTAAATCCAAATTACCTTCAAGATTGTTCTCGCCCAAGTATAACCGCTCCAGATTTGGCATAGCCGAAAAAATATTTGAAACCTCGCCGGTGAGGTTATTCGCACTAAAGTACAAGCTTTCCATTGCCGTTAGATTTGCATATTCGCCTGGGATGCTTCCAGTAAAATCATTGTAATCAAGTGCCAGAATAGTTAGTTTGCTAAAATCGGAAATAAAAACTGGCAAATTACCAGATAGTTGGTTGTCGAAGAGACCCAGGAATGTCAATTCTGTTAGATTGACCAATTCTGGAGATAGGGTGCCCAGGAGGCCGTTGCTTGGTAAATTTAGCCAAGTAACATGGTCGTTTCCTTCAATATTTTCAACGGTTACTCCGTGCCACGTGGAAACAGGATTACTAGAACCCCAATTAGTATTTTCGACCCAGTTTGGGCCATCGGTACTGTTGTAAAGTGCCATTAAGGCATCCCTTTCGAATTGGGGTACTTGGCAGATTATAGTGTTTGCGAATAATATCGCAATGCTTAGGAATGTAATTTTCTTCATAGTTCGAGTTTTAGGATTATCAGAGTGGTTATTAATGGTGTTTTATAAATTAAAAATAGTTTTTCATCTTATTCGTTAAAAATGGATGCATTCATCTTCATTTGATAGTTAAATATATGTGTTAAATCTATGTTAAGCAAGTAGGCAAAAAAACTTTCATATTGGGATGCTCCCCTTAAAATTAATTTCCCAAAAGTAGCAATGGATACATTTGCGAAAAGGACGCCGGAAAATCAATAAATAGCTTTATTTTTGTTGTGCTTTTTAAAGCAGGAAGCTTGATTATTTATAAATACAACTTTTAGGAATGAAGACATTACAATTCAGAGAGGCAATAGCAGAAGCAATGAGCGAGGAGATGCGTCGGGACGATACTATATATTTAATGGGTGAGGAAGTTGCCGAATATAATGGAGCATACAAGGCCAGTAAAGGAATGCTTGATGAATTTGGTGCCAAACGAGTAATAGATACACCAATTTCAGAAAATGGATTTTCGGGAATTGGAGTTGGTTCAGCAATGAATGGCAATAGACCGATCATTGAATTTATGACGTTTAATTTCTCGCTTGTGGCAATTGACCAAATAATAAACAACGCCGCGAAAATGAGACAAATGAGCGGTGGCCAATTCAATATTCCCATCGTTTTTCGTGGACCAACTGCATCAGCCGGTCAGTTGGCCGCCACCCATAGCCAAGCTTTTGAAAGTTGGTATGCCAACTGCCCAGGTTTAAAAGTAGTTGTTCCCAGTAATCCTGCAGATGCCAAGGGTCTTTTAAAAAGTGCTATTCGCGATGATGACCCGGTTATCTTTATGGAAAGTGAACAGATGTACGGCGATAAAGGTGAGGTGCCGGAAGGAGAATATCTTATTCCTCTTGGAGTTGCCGAAATCAAACGTAAAGGAAAAGATGTAACAATTGTTTCTTTTGGAAAAATTATTAAGGAAGCATACAAAGCAGCCGATGATTTGGCTAAAGAAGGAATTGAATGCGAAATTATAGACCTGCGCACAGTAAGACCCATGGATAAGGACACAATTCTTGAATCTGTAAAGAAAACAAACCGTCTGGTAATTTTGGAAGAGGCGTGGCCTTTCGGAAATGTTGCAACGGAAATTTCGTATATCGTTCAAAATGAAGCTTTCGATTATCTGGACGCCCCTATTATTAAAATCAACACTGCCGATACACCTGCACCTTATTCTCCAGCCTTGTTCAAAGAATGGTTGCCAAGTAGTGAGGACGTGGTTAAGGCGGTTAAAAAGGTCCTGTATAAATAATATATTTTACTCAGTTGGACTAATAAATCTAGCAGTTCAAAATATCTTCGGGAATAAAACTATCATTCGAAGATTTTATTGAGTTTGTATTTGGCGATACGTAATTTCATTTATTCTTTTTGCCGTTTTTGATTTTGTTTGTTATTCTCTCCCTATATGAAGCAATTTTTAATTTTAGGTTTATTATTATTAAGTGCTTCGGTATTTTCACAAACCAAAATTAGCGGTCTTATTAAGGATACTTCAGGGGAACCTATCGCTTTTGCCAACGTTATTTTTAAAGGTTCCCAGGAAGGAACCATTTCTGATGAAAACGGTCGGTTCTATCTTGAAAGTGCCAAAACTTTTCCAACAGTTGTTTTTTCTTTTATCGGCTACACTACCAAAGAAGTGGAGCTTTCCCAGCGAATTACCTATAAAATGGAAGTGGTGCTGGAAGAAGCTGCCTCGGCTTTAGACGAAGTGGTAATCTTTACCGGGAAAACATCCAAAAAGAATAATCCTGCTATAGATATTCTTCGGAAGATATGGGAGAATAGGAGGGAGAATGGTGTAAAAAAATTTAAGCAATACCAATACGATAAGTACGAAAAACTTGAATTTGATTTAAACTCCATAGACAGTGCTTTTATGCAAAGCAAAATATTCAACGGAATGGAATTCATATTTGATATGACGGATACTTCCAATATAACAGGAAAAACCTATTTACCCATTTTCCTAAATGAAGCATATTATAAAGTTTACGGAGATAATGTTTTAAATACGGAGAAAGAAGATCTTATAGGAAATAAAAATTCTGGATTCGATAATAATCAGGCATTGATTGCTTTTATCAAGGATTTATATAGCGAATACGATGTTTATGATAATTACCTAAAGTTTTTTGATAAGGCATTTACAAGCCCTTTGTCACGGACGGGTATTGATGTGTATAATTATGTGTTGCAGGACAGTGCTTTTCGTGACAATAAATGGTGTTATAATATTATCTATTATCCCCGTAGGAAGAATGAACTTACATTTAAGGGGGATTTTTGGGTAAACGATACCACTTGGGCAATAAAGGAAATTAATCTACAGGCCTCCAAAAGCGCCAATTTAAATTGGGTGCGGGATGTTTATATTGAACAAAAGTTTGATGTGCTGAACGATTCCATATTCTTGATTACCCGTGATTATTTTATGAGCGATTTCAGTTTGCGAAAAAAGGAAAAGGCCAAAGGCATATATGGAAAACGTACCACACTTTATAATAATTATGTGTTCGATGTACCCAAGGATAAGAAGTTTTATTCCGAACAGGTTGATCCTTATCAATATGAAATCTATAATCGTCCTGATGAATTTTGGGATGAAAGAAGATTGGAAAAATTGAGCAAAGATGAAAAAGGAATTTATAAAATGCTTGATACGCTAAGGACAGTCCCTCGATTCAACACTTTATATAATCTTACGGCCACCTTGGCAAGTGGGTATTATTTGATCGATCATTTTGATGCTGGTCCTATCTATTCCATTTTCGGATACAATGAAGCCGAAGGTGTGCGCATCCGTCTGGGTGGAAGAACATTTTTCAGCCAGAACGACCTCTGGAGATTAGAAGGTTTTGGTGCCTACGGATTTAAAGATAATAAATTTAAATACGGTCTTTCTGGTAAGTGGTTATTAGATCGGCGATCAAGACTTACTGTTTTTGGAGGCAATCGTCGCGATGTGGAGCAAACCGGTGCAAGTTTGACTAACAGTAATGATGTTTTAGGTCGAAATTTAGCAAGTTCCACTCTGTTTTCAGTTGGCACCAATGATAGGCTCTCAAACATTAATCTTAGTACTGTTGGTTTTGATATTGAACCTTGGAAAAACTTTGTAGTAAGAGTTACAGGTTCTTATAGAACTCTTCGATCTGCTACCGAAACTTTCAGTATAGATTACAAGGTTATGGATGATGGTG includes:
- a CDS encoding XRE family transcriptional regulator is translated as MERTLPLEAKRFKQLREEFGYTQQAFAELLDAGSTTADIERGKTKISGKIVAALMGQFQINPLWLFGESGEKHINTRSGDVSPLVVTLDSSGNDNIVLVNQKAAAGYPNNIQDVGWYQSLPSFNIPLPEYRNASYRGFQVEGDSMMPNIRPNEWVLGRAVPNITEATDSKIYIVVLKDSVLVKKLQKVPNNPQSIRLISLNSQYLPIDVKVRDILELWLVNSKLSFGVDEPSDSNLLRQLQESMEELKGQIRGLK
- a CDS encoding FHA domain-containing protein translates to METKVFIVGREPKVSNKEISILVNDPTNRVSKSHCRISFDGLNLFIEDLNSTNGTYINGDRIDSGTKIDFSSSISLGRSFPLNLDILNISKKKEVYFSNEDDVIEGLPHKNENRSRGLKNNLPPYNENALSSQELLKYDEKIAIKSKIDPEKQRRKINPLLLIAVFLGILLLGGGGYYFANEYSPQSSGEASALLLTAENHYNSGEYKKAHEIYSQVLSRSPENKIAQKRVSELISENEVFQRRSSDSVMQLFLQTKSLEDFDPNDSILGYKIITGFNHIYGVLDTLRNNSRIINEPIILNKTLHDLEISNHYFTANALYSSGQGMEALENLNRALEIGTNPHVENLKNSISTSLNIPEVEIIKEEVPLKVGIVAFNNTQIPPIFVGCPYNMSSSELRECFNKSFKEFLDGRISPKDYYNLPLKTGIQKVKVSFVVGKDGNIKEIGVAAPHKKIEDDIYFALHNLKGIKPGFRNHVPVEVSYTNTYSFEVVAKKNNLAEVTKKETTMGAREPINSSRKQAVSMNMVERAPVFPGCEDLKGGALVACSTENINHFITEYVDYRSLAAAGIPKGSHEFIVRFQIDEQGKPENINVVSPLETIQREVIKVINQMPKLEPATYRSETALVDFSARLTIEVE
- a CDS encoding T9SS type A sorting domain-containing protein — its product is MKKITFLSIAILFANTIICQVPQFERDALMALYNSTDGPNWVENTNWGSSNPVSTWHGVTVENIEGNDHVTWLNLPSNGLLGTLSPELVNLTELTFLGLFDNQLSGNLPVFISDFSKLTILALDYNDFTGSIPGEYANLTAMESLYFSANNLTGEVSNIFSAMPNLERLYLGENNLEGNLDLSANENVRLVYLLDNNLLKIDLRNGNNQGLERLIVTNNPELTCIFVDDKNNVPQEWTKDATATYVETQAECDALGTEDIHAISFAIYPNPSKGHFIINTNSDVDSVSIYDISGKQIKTFKQQSEYDVTDLAKGLYLLKIQNNKGSQIEKFLVE
- a CDS encoding pyruvate dehydrogenase complex E1 component subunit beta, with the translated sequence MKTLQFREAIAEAMSEEMRRDDTIYLMGEEVAEYNGAYKASKGMLDEFGAKRVIDTPISENGFSGIGVGSAMNGNRPIIEFMTFNFSLVAIDQIINNAAKMRQMSGGQFNIPIVFRGPTASAGQLAATHSQAFESWYANCPGLKVVVPSNPADAKGLLKSAIRDDDPVIFMESEQMYGDKGEVPEGEYLIPLGVAEIKRKGKDVTIVSFGKIIKEAYKAADDLAKEGIECEIIDLRTVRPMDKDTILESVKKTNRLVILEEAWPFGNVATEISYIVQNEAFDYLDAPIIKINTADTPAPYSPALFKEWLPSSEDVVKAVKKVLYK
- a CDS encoding DUF5686 and carboxypeptidase-like regulatory domain-containing protein codes for the protein MKQFLILGLLLLSASVFSQTKISGLIKDTSGEPIAFANVIFKGSQEGTISDENGRFYLESAKTFPTVVFSFIGYTTKEVELSQRITYKMEVVLEEAASALDEVVIFTGKTSKKNNPAIDILRKIWENRRENGVKKFKQYQYDKYEKLEFDLNSIDSAFMQSKIFNGMEFIFDMTDTSNITGKTYLPIFLNEAYYKVYGDNVLNTEKEDLIGNKNSGFDNNQALIAFIKDLYSEYDVYDNYLKFFDKAFTSPLSRTGIDVYNYVLQDSAFRDNKWCYNIIYYPRRKNELTFKGDFWVNDTTWAIKEINLQASKSANLNWVRDVYIEQKFDVLNDSIFLITRDYFMSDFSLRKKEKAKGIYGKRTTLYNNYVFDVPKDKKFYSEQVDPYQYEIYNRPDEFWDERRLEKLSKDEKGIYKMLDTLRTVPRFNTLYNLTATLASGYYLIDHFDAGPIYSIFGYNEAEGVRIRLGGRTFFSQNDLWRLEGFGAYGFKDNKFKYGLSGKWLLDRRSRLTVFGGNRRDVEQTGASLTNSNDVLGRNLASSTLFSVGTNDRLSNINLSTVGFDIEPWKNFVVRVTGSYRTLRSATETFSIDYKVMDDGVFTGEIASEVHQPEIEVGLFYTPGKKTSGFGVERTIINDGSYSTFYVGYGYGMKDILGGDFEYRRLQAYYSRPWNIGGLGRLFSTAEIGKTFDPVPLSLLSPIPGNQTYFTIYNTFTQLDYYEFVSDTYASLYLQHDFGGRIFSRIPIIRKWNLREIVGFRAVYGTISQDNIYLNASNIVYQAPEDIYWEWSVGVGNIFKVFRLDFNFRGNYLEEPEARKFGITGSFGFSF